The Falco cherrug isolate bFalChe1 chromosome 6, bFalChe1.pri, whole genome shotgun sequence genome window below encodes:
- the LOC102050120 gene encoding WD repeat and coiled-coil-containing protein isoform X2: MELGKAKLLRTGLNALYQAIHPMHGIAWTDGKQVILTALYYRNGQLKFGDSSVVGQFEHVHGLYWGPCCSTDSPALLAVQHKKHVSIWQLGYSTAEKNKLLISQTCEVGEPFPLLSQGCVWHPKKEVLAVLTKRDASVLHAVRTDNTRVKADIKSSGLIHCACWTKDGNRLVVAIGSALHSYIWDDTQKTLNTCSFCPVFDVGGYICAIEATLDFQIAVATELPLDNICGLNAGIAFDIPSGTETGSLISQSALVLGDEEYSMDLRRKSTDSDRSGVDSVASSSSGPVDLTHILTNHRRSDPSPLITLRRKDSVATNGQDSSHLILVTFERKVTTTRKVTIPGILVPDIMAFDLKAQIVAVASNTSNLVLVYSVTSSCMPHIQQIQLEKNERPKGLCFLTDKLLLILIGKQKFPEPSLVPSSSSDRYVMRLMIKELMLEEDSSALPENKQNMFYNFEPSVNIPGKRKFFENLATEDQPQSRELLIPRSTVIQSPSGRRRLIEEVNSPSYEQSISTSVRDLDEKRFPGDPSVALETLDAEPTNRSVSLLGFGTPTRLSSRPNSPKVQFNVIQETSSSPTNNNLPSERGMSHISRNLERLCGSFSELQLSLSEITDFAKNGRRISLAYPCSQEPPVVHITYQVLLGLCSLQTRMALCH, translated from the exons ATGGAGCTGGGAAAGGCAAAGCTGCTAAGAACCGGCCTCAATGCTTTATATCAGGCCATCCACCCGATGCATGGAATTGCCTGGACAGATGGGAAGCAAGTGATACTGACTGCTTTATACTACCGTAATGGACAGCTAAAGTTTGGAGACTCAAGTGTTGTTGGTCAGTTTGAACATGTTCATGGGCTTTACTGGGGCCCATGTTGCTCTACAGATAGCCCAGCTCTGCTCGCTGTTCAGCATAAAAAGCATGTTAGCATTTGGCAGCTGGGctacagcactgcagagaagaaCAAACTCTTGATTTCTCAGACTTGTGAAGTTGGTGAGCCATTCCCCCTGCTTTCTCAGGGCTGTGTCTGGCATCCAAAGAAGGAGGTCTTGGCTGTGCTTACAAAAAGAGATGCTTCAGTCTTGCATGCTGTTCGTACTGACAATACTAGAGTTAAGGCAGATATCAAAAGCAGTGGGCTTATCCACTGTGCTTGCTGGACTAAGGATGGTAATCGTTTAGTAGTTGCTATAGGCAGTGCCCTGCATTCCTACATATGGGATGACACTCAGAAAACTCTAAATACCTGCTCCTTTTGCCCAGTCTTTGATGTGGGAGGTTACATCTGTGCTATAGAAGCCACATTGGACTTCCAAATTGCTGTAGCCACTGAACTTCCTTTAGATAATATCTGTGGTCTGAATGCGGGCATTGCATTTGATATACCATCTGGTACAGAAACTGGGTCTTTAATCTCACAGTCTGCTCTGGTGCTTGGTGATGAGGAATACTCCATGGACCTGCGAAGAAAGTCCACAGATTCAGATAGATCAGGTGTTGATTCAGTTGCTTCTTCTTCATCAGGTCCTGTGGATTTAACCCATATCCTTACAAACCACCGTCGGTCTGATCCCAGTCCTCTTATTACTCTGAGACGCAAAGACTCTGTAGCAACAAATGGTCAAGATTCTTCTCACTTGATCTTGGTGACTTTTGAGAGAAAGGTAACCACCACCAGGAAAGTCACCATCCCAGGTATTTTGGTTCCTGATATTATGGCTTTTGACCTTAAAGCTCAGATTGTGGCAGTAGCCTCTAATACTTCTAACCTTGTTTTGGTGTATTCAGTAACCTCTTCCTGCATGCCTCATATTCAACAaatccagctggaaaaaaatgaaagaccaAAGGGTCTATGTTTTTTGACAGATAAACTCCTATTGATTCTGATTGGCAAGCAAAAGTTCCCTGAGCCTAGTCTTGTTCCATCCTCAAGTTCAGACAGGTATGTAATGCGTCTGATGATCAAAGAATTGATGCTGGAAGAAGATTCTTCAGCATTGCCTGAGAATAAGCAGAATATGTTTTATAACTTTGAACCCTCTGTTAATAtacctggaaaaagaaagttctTTGAAAATCTTGCTACAGAAGACCAGCCTCAAAGCAGGGAGCTGTTAATACCCAGAAGCACAGTTATTCAATCTCCTAGTGGCAGGAGAAGACTCATTGAAGAAGTAAACAGCCCTAGTTATGAGCAGAGCATTTCAACAAGTGTGAGGGACCTGGATGAAAAAAGGTTCCCAGGTGATCCCTCAGTGGCCTTAGAAACATTGGATGCTGAACCTACCAATCGTTCAGTGTCTCTTCTTGGTTTTGGAACACCTACCAGGCTTTCCAGCAGACCAAATTCCCCTAAAGTGCAGTTCAATGTGATCCAAGAAACATCAAGTTCTCCTACAAACAACAATTTGCCAAGTGAAAGAGGAATGAGTCACATATCTAGAAATTTAGAGAGACTTTGTGGCAGCTTCAGTGAGTTACAACTGAGTCTTTCTGAAATAACAGACTTCGCTAAAAATGGGAGGAGGATATCTTTAGCCTATCCATGTTCACAGGAACCGCCTGTCGTTCATATCACTTACCAG GTTCTTCTTGGATTGTGCTCACTGCAGACAAGGATGGCTTTGTGCCATTAA
- the LOC102050120 gene encoding WD repeat and coiled-coil-containing protein isoform X1, whose product MELGKAKLLRTGLNALYQAIHPMHGIAWTDGKQVILTALYYRNGQLKFGDSSVVGQFEHVHGLYWGPCCSTDSPALLAVQHKKHVSIWQLGYSTAEKNKLLISQTCEVGEPFPLLSQGCVWHPKKEVLAVLTKRDASVLHAVRTDNTRVKADIKSSGLIHCACWTKDGNRLVVAIGSALHSYIWDDTQKTLNTCSFCPVFDVGGYICAIEATLDFQIAVATELPLDNICGLNAGIAFDIPSGTETGSLISQSALVLGDEEYSMDLRRKSTDSDRSGVDSVASSSSGPVDLTHILTNHRRSDPSPLITLRRKDSVATNGQDSSHLILVTFERKVTTTRKVTIPGILVPDIMAFDLKAQIVAVASNTSNLVLVYSVTSSCMPHIQQIQLEKNERPKGLCFLTDKLLLILIGKQKFPEPSLVPSSSSDRYVMRLMIKELMLEEDSSALPENKQNMFYNFEPSVNIPGKRKFFENLATEDQPQSRELLIPRSTVIQSPSGRRRLIEEVNSPSYEQSISTSVRDLDEKRFPGDPSVALETLDAEPTNRSVSLLGFGTPTRLSSRPNSPKVQFNVIQETSSSPTNNNLPSERGMSHISRNLERLCGSFSELQLSLSEITDFAKNGRRISLAYPCSQEPPVVHITYQRSFSNGAVTEETKDVLLCDGKIHLNLVQQLFDLPVIEMKHGSSWIVLTADKDGFVPLIFKATQEIIIRDGTDSSEVCGGHSYKKSISTRPPSSVT is encoded by the exons ATGGAGCTGGGAAAGGCAAAGCTGCTAAGAACCGGCCTCAATGCTTTATATCAGGCCATCCACCCGATGCATGGAATTGCCTGGACAGATGGGAAGCAAGTGATACTGACTGCTTTATACTACCGTAATGGACAGCTAAAGTTTGGAGACTCAAGTGTTGTTGGTCAGTTTGAACATGTTCATGGGCTTTACTGGGGCCCATGTTGCTCTACAGATAGCCCAGCTCTGCTCGCTGTTCAGCATAAAAAGCATGTTAGCATTTGGCAGCTGGGctacagcactgcagagaagaaCAAACTCTTGATTTCTCAGACTTGTGAAGTTGGTGAGCCATTCCCCCTGCTTTCTCAGGGCTGTGTCTGGCATCCAAAGAAGGAGGTCTTGGCTGTGCTTACAAAAAGAGATGCTTCAGTCTTGCATGCTGTTCGTACTGACAATACTAGAGTTAAGGCAGATATCAAAAGCAGTGGGCTTATCCACTGTGCTTGCTGGACTAAGGATGGTAATCGTTTAGTAGTTGCTATAGGCAGTGCCCTGCATTCCTACATATGGGATGACACTCAGAAAACTCTAAATACCTGCTCCTTTTGCCCAGTCTTTGATGTGGGAGGTTACATCTGTGCTATAGAAGCCACATTGGACTTCCAAATTGCTGTAGCCACTGAACTTCCTTTAGATAATATCTGTGGTCTGAATGCGGGCATTGCATTTGATATACCATCTGGTACAGAAACTGGGTCTTTAATCTCACAGTCTGCTCTGGTGCTTGGTGATGAGGAATACTCCATGGACCTGCGAAGAAAGTCCACAGATTCAGATAGATCAGGTGTTGATTCAGTTGCTTCTTCTTCATCAGGTCCTGTGGATTTAACCCATATCCTTACAAACCACCGTCGGTCTGATCCCAGTCCTCTTATTACTCTGAGACGCAAAGACTCTGTAGCAACAAATGGTCAAGATTCTTCTCACTTGATCTTGGTGACTTTTGAGAGAAAGGTAACCACCACCAGGAAAGTCACCATCCCAGGTATTTTGGTTCCTGATATTATGGCTTTTGACCTTAAAGCTCAGATTGTGGCAGTAGCCTCTAATACTTCTAACCTTGTTTTGGTGTATTCAGTAACCTCTTCCTGCATGCCTCATATTCAACAaatccagctggaaaaaaatgaaagaccaAAGGGTCTATGTTTTTTGACAGATAAACTCCTATTGATTCTGATTGGCAAGCAAAAGTTCCCTGAGCCTAGTCTTGTTCCATCCTCAAGTTCAGACAGGTATGTAATGCGTCTGATGATCAAAGAATTGATGCTGGAAGAAGATTCTTCAGCATTGCCTGAGAATAAGCAGAATATGTTTTATAACTTTGAACCCTCTGTTAATAtacctggaaaaagaaagttctTTGAAAATCTTGCTACAGAAGACCAGCCTCAAAGCAGGGAGCTGTTAATACCCAGAAGCACAGTTATTCAATCTCCTAGTGGCAGGAGAAGACTCATTGAAGAAGTAAACAGCCCTAGTTATGAGCAGAGCATTTCAACAAGTGTGAGGGACCTGGATGAAAAAAGGTTCCCAGGTGATCCCTCAGTGGCCTTAGAAACATTGGATGCTGAACCTACCAATCGTTCAGTGTCTCTTCTTGGTTTTGGAACACCTACCAGGCTTTCCAGCAGACCAAATTCCCCTAAAGTGCAGTTCAATGTGATCCAAGAAACATCAAGTTCTCCTACAAACAACAATTTGCCAAGTGAAAGAGGAATGAGTCACATATCTAGAAATTTAGAGAGACTTTGTGGCAGCTTCAGTGAGTTACAACTGAGTCTTTCTGAAATAACAGACTTCGCTAAAAATGGGAGGAGGATATCTTTAGCCTATCCATGTTCACAGGAACCGCCTGTCGTTCATATCACTTACCAG AGAAGTTTTTCAAATGGAGCAGttactgaagaaacaaaagatgttcttcTCTGTGATGGCAAGATCCATTTGAATTTAGTTCAGCAGCTGTTTGATCTGCCTGTTATTGAAATGAAACATG GTTCTTCTTGGATTGTGCTCACTGCAGACAAGGATGGCTTTGTGCCATTAATATTCAAAGCAACACAAGAGATAATTATAAGGGATGGAACTGACAGTTCAGAAGTCTGTGGAGGTCACTCctacaaaaaaagcatttcaacgCGACCACCAAGCAGTGTGACATAA